From Thalassospiraceae bacterium LMO-JJ14:
GGCCCGGTTTTGATAAGATCGCCAAGCGAGTCGAAGAAGCTATAACCGTCATTTTCTTGCAGGAATGCCCGGGCAAACATTCCTTTCGAAAGAGCGCGCGAAATCGTCGTGGGATCAATACAGGCACCGGCATTGTCTTCGGTGCCGTCAATACCATCCGTATCGCAGGCGAGAGCAAATATGCCCGGTCTGCCATCGAGTGCATTGGCTAGGGCCAGCAGAAATTCCGCGTTGCGACCGCCGCGGCCCTCACCGCGAACAGTCACCGTGGTTTCGCCGCCGCTCAGGATTACCGCCGGCACGGGAAAAGGCTGAGACCGTTCCGCGACCTGCGAGGCGATTGCGGCATGGGCCAACGCAATGTCGCGCGCTTCGCCTTCCATTCGGTCACTCAGGATATATGCGTTCACACCGGCTGCTTCCGCGACATTGGCAGCAGCCTCAAGCGCTTCCTGCGGCGTTACAATGACCTTCGTGGTCGCACGGGAAAGCTCAGGCGCTCCCGATTTAGGCGTTTCTGTGTCGCCAGACTGCAGACACCGAATTACATCTTCGCCGGGATTGATCCCATACCGATCCAGAATTTCCAGTGCGTCGTCGCAAGTCGTTGGATCGGCAACGGTCGGTCCAGAGGCGATTACCGCCGGATCGTCACCGGGCACATCGGAAACAGCGAGTGTTACTGTTCTTGCCGGGTAAGCCCGCGTAGCAAGGCGCCCCCCCTTGACCGACGAAAGGTGTTTTCTTACACAGTTCATTTCGGAGATTGTCGCGCCGGATTTCAGCAAAGCACGTGTAACGGCACGTTTGTGCTCAAGCGTAATGCTCGGTGTCGGACATGTCATGAGTGCCGAGCCGCCACCGGAGATAAGAGCAATTACCAAATCATCGGCGCCGAGCTCGTCGACACTTTCAAGGATCTGTTGCGTCGCCAAGAAGGCTGCATCGTCCGGCACCGGGTGCCCGGCTTCGACGACCTTTATGTCTCGGCATGGCACGGCGTGCGCGTAGCGCGTAATAACAAGCCCTTCCAATTTGCCAGGCCAATTTTGCTCAAGGGCGGCAGCCATCGCTGCCGCAGCCTTGCCTGCGCCGACGACAACTGTGCGGCCTTTCGGCGGCTCAGGTAAATACGTTGCCAGTTTCTCCCACGGTGACGCTGCACGCACAGCGGCGGTGAAAAGATCGAGTAGGAAATCCTTAGGTTCAGGCATTATGTGATTCCAAAAAAAAGCGGTGTCCCGGCTTGACCCGGGGGGATCTGCACCGGGACACCGACAGGCCAGGGAGAACATCGGCCTGGGAGATTACTCTGCTGCGTCCGCCTTGGGGGCCGGCCCTGCAATAGGGTGATTTGCCATGAGCTCCAGGGCACGAACCATCCCTGAATGATCCCATGAAGCCCCACCATTAGCCGCACAAGCGTTGAACAGTTCCTGTGCCGTCGCCGTGTTGGGTAGACTGAGACCGAGGGCCTTCGCACCCTGCAGCGCGAGGTTCAGATCCTTCTGGTGCAACTCGATCCGAAAGCCGGGATCGAATGTCCGATTAACCATACGCTCCCCGTGGATCTCGAGAATCTTTGAAGATGCGAAACCACCCATAAGCGCCTCGCGAACACGCGCGGGGTCGGCGCCTGCCTTTGACGCGAACAACAGCGCTTCACCGACGGCCTCGATATTCAAAGCAACGATAATCTGGTTCGCGACCTTGCATGTTTGTCCATCGCCGTTGCCGCCGACTAGGGTAATGTTTTTGCCCATGGTATCGAACAATGGCTTGGCCTTTTCGAAGGCCTTCTCCGGACCGCCCACCATGATCGTCAGCGTCCCGGCCAAGGCGCCCACCTCGCCACCCGAGACCGGCGCATCGAGGTAATCGCAGCCGAGGTCGTTGACCCGTTTGGCAAACGCCTTCGTCTCGATCGGCGAGATCGAACTCATGTCGATGACGAGCTTGCCCGCACCAAGACCCTCGGCAACACCATTTTCTCCGAACAGAACGTCGGCCACATGAGGTGTATCCGGGACCATAATGATGACGACATCCGCCGCTTCCGCAGCGGCCTTACCATTAGGCACGGTCACACCGCCTTTGGCGACAAGCGTTTCCGGCACATCGGGTTTGCTATGCAGGTAAAGCTCATGGCCCGCGTCAATCAAATGAGCCGCCATGGGGGCGCCCATGATCCCCAGTCCAATGAATGCAATCTTGGTCATATCTTCCTCTCTCTAAATGTGGGAATGCGTACCGTTCAGGCAGCTGTTGCCGAGGCAAGCCAGCCGAGGCCCTCGCGTGTGTCTCCGGCGGGTTTGTATTCACACCCGATCCAACCGTCGTATCCCAGCTCGTCGATATAGTTGAACAGGAAGCCGTAGTTAATCTCGCCCGTCCCCGGCTCGTGCCGGCCCGGTGTATCTGCGAGCTGGATATGCTTGATCACGTCGAGGTTGTCGCGAATGGTCGGCGCCAAATCCCCTTCCATGATTTGCATGTGGTAGATGTCGTACTGGATGAACAGATTGTCCGCCCCGACTTCATCAAGGTACGCGCGCGCCTGACTCGTGGCGTTGAGAAAGAACCCCGGAATGTCCCTGGTATTGATCGGCTCGATCAGCAGGCAGATGCCGGCTTCCTTCAACTTCATGGCCGCATACTTCAGATTCGAGACAAAAGTCGCGTGTGCGACGTCGGGGTCCGCGTCTTCCGGCAGCACCCCGGCAAGGCAGTTCAGTTGCGTGCAACCCAGTGCCGTTGCATACCTGATCGCTTCGTGAACGCCTTGGTGAAATTCCTCGACCCGGCCAGGATGACAGGCGATGCCTCTTTCGCCGGCGTCCCAGTCGCCAGCCGGCAGATTATGCAGCACCTGCTGCAGGCCGAACGCCTGTAGACGACTGGCCAGAACGTCTGGGTCGTAGGCATACGGAAAAAGATACTCCACGCCCCTGAACCCGGCTTCCGAGGCGGCCTCGAAGCGGTCCAGAAAATCAAGTTCCCCGAATAACATTGAAAGGTTTGCCGCGAATCTAGGCATTGGTCTCTCCTGTATCATAGTGCTTTTGTACGTGTGTTAAGCAGTCACCGTCTCGCGCGGCACGCTCGGAAGATCGACGATGTCTTCAAATTCGGTGATGTCGTTGATCTCGGTTCCCATCGCGATATTGGTAACTCGCTCCAGGATCACTTCGACGACAATGGGTACCTTGTGCAGGTCGCGCAGACGCTCGGCCTCCCTCAGCGCCGCGTTCAGATCGTTTGGATCCTTTACCCTTATCGCTTTGCAGCCGAGCCCCTCGACTACAGCCACGTGATCGACACCGTATCCCTGAGCATCATGTGCATTGATGTTGTCGAATGAAAGCTGGACCTGATAGTCCATCTGGAATCCACGCTGTGCCTGCCGGATAAGACCCAGGTACGCATTGTTCACCAGGACATGGATGTAAGGCAGGTTGAATTGTGCGGCGACCGCCAACTCTTCGATCATGAACTGGAAATCGAAATCACCACTCAGGGCGACGATTTTCCGGGCCGGGTCTGCGGCGGCCACACCGATTGCCGCCGGCACGGTCCAGCCCAGCGGGCCGGCCTGTCCGCAGTTGATCCAATGGCGGGGATGATAGACGTGCAACATCTGCGCCCCGGCGATCTGGGAAAGGCCGATCGTGCTGACGTAGCAAACATCCTTACCGAACACGTCATTCATTTCCTGATAGACGCGCTGCGGCTTGATCGGTTGATTATCGAAATCGGTACGGCGAAGCATCGTGCGCTTGCGTTCGGCACAGCTAGCTGCCCATGCGCGCCAGTCCGGAAGGCGGCTCTCGGCCTTTCGATCCGATGCACATGCACGCAGCATTCTCAACGCCACTCCGGCATCTGACACCACCCCGTAATCAGGCATGAACACACGGCCGATCTGAGTTGGTTCAATGTCAATATGAACGAAAGTCCGGCCCTTCGTGTAGACATCGATACTGCCGGTGTGCCGATTGGCCCACCGGTTGCCAATTCCGAGCACGAAATCGGATTCGAGAAATGTCGCATTGCCATAGCGGTGTGCGGTCTGGAGTCCGACCATACCCGCCATCAACGGATGATCGTCGGGGATCGCACCCCAGCCCATGAGCGTCGGCACAACCGGGACACCCGCAAGCTCGGCGAACTCAACCAAAGTCGTCGCCGCATTTGCATTGATGATACCGCCACCAGCGACGATCAATGGGCGTTTCGCCTTGGACAGCATATCCATGACCCGAGATATCTGGGCAGAAGATGCCTCGGGCTTGTATGGATTGAGTGGCTGGTAAGTATCCGGATCGAATTCGATCTCCGCCATCTGCACATCCAAGGGAAGATCTATCAGAACCGGGCCGGGCCGGGATGACCGCATCAGGTGGAAAGCCTTTTGCAATGTCCAGGGCACCTGAGCCGGCTCCTGTACCGTAACGGCCATTTTGGTGACGGGTGCAGCGATCGAAGCTATGTCGACGGCCTGAAAATCTTCCTTGTGGATACG
This genomic window contains:
- the hyi gene encoding hydroxypyruvate isomerase, whose translation is MPRFAANLSMLFGELDFLDRFEAASEAGFRGVEYLFPYAYDPDVLASRLQAFGLQQVLHNLPAGDWDAGERGIACHPGRVEEFHQGVHEAIRYATALGCTQLNCLAGVLPEDADPDVAHATFVSNLKYAAMKLKEAGICLLIEPINTRDIPGFFLNATSQARAYLDEVGADNLFIQYDIYHMQIMEGDLAPTIRDNLDVIKHIQLADTPGRHEPGTGEINYGFLFNYIDELGYDGWIGCEYKPAGDTREGLGWLASATAA
- the gcl gene encoding glyoxylate carboligase is translated as MAKMTAAEAVVRVLEHEGVRCAFGIPGAAINPLYAALRHRESIDHILGRHMEGVSHMAEGYTRANPGNIGVAIGTSGPAGTDMITGLYSASADSIPILCITGQAPRARIHKEDFQAVDIASIAAPVTKMAVTVQEPAQVPWTLQKAFHLMRSSRPGPVLIDLPLDVQMAEIEFDPDTYQPLNPYKPEASSAQISRVMDMLSKAKRPLIVAGGGIINANAATTLVEFAELAGVPVVPTLMGWGAIPDDHPLMAGMVGLQTAHRYGNATFLESDFVLGIGNRWANRHTGSIDVYTKGRTFVHIDIEPTQIGRVFMPDYGVVSDAGVALRMLRACASDRKAESRLPDWRAWAASCAERKRTMLRRTDFDNQPIKPQRVYQEMNDVFGKDVCYVSTIGLSQIAGAQMLHVYHPRHWINCGQAGPLGWTVPAAIGVAAADPARKIVALSGDFDFQFMIEELAVAAQFNLPYIHVLVNNAYLGLIRQAQRGFQMDYQVQLSFDNINAHDAQGYGVDHVAVVEGLGCKAIRVKDPNDLNAALREAERLRDLHKVPIVVEVILERVTNIAMGTEINDITEFEDIVDLPSVPRETVTA
- the glxR gene encoding 2-hydroxy-3-oxopropionate reductase, which gives rise to MTKIAFIGLGIMGAPMAAHLIDAGHELYLHSKPDVPETLVAKGGVTVPNGKAAAEAADVVIIMVPDTPHVADVLFGENGVAEGLGAGKLVIDMSSISPIETKAFAKRVNDLGCDYLDAPVSGGEVGALAGTLTIMVGGPEKAFEKAKPLFDTMGKNITLVGGNGDGQTCKVANQIIVALNIEAVGEALLFASKAGADPARVREALMGGFASSKILEIHGERMVNRTFDPGFRIELHQKDLNLALQGAKALGLSLPNTATAQELFNACAANGGASWDHSGMVRALELMANHPIAGPAPKADAAE
- a CDS encoding glycerate kinase — its product is MPEPKDFLLDLFTAAVRAASPWEKLATYLPEPPKGRTVVVGAGKAAAAMAAALEQNWPGKLEGLVITRYAHAVPCRDIKVVEAGHPVPDDAAFLATQQILESVDELGADDLVIALISGGGSALMTCPTPSITLEHKRAVTRALLKSGATISEMNCVRKHLSSVKGGRLATRAYPARTVTLAVSDVPGDDPAVIASGPTVADPTTCDDALEILDRYGINPGEDVIRCLQSGDTETPKSGAPELSRATTKVIVTPQEALEAAANVAEAAGVNAYILSDRMEGEARDIALAHAAIASQVAERSQPFPVPAVILSGGETTVTVRGEGRGGRNAEFLLALANALDGRPGIFALACDTDGIDGTEDNAGACIDPTTISRALSKGMFARAFLQENDGYSFFDSLGDLIKTGPTLTNVNDFRAILVDPKDALTAGVGPR